In the genome of Epinephelus moara isolate mb chromosome 14, YSFRI_EMoa_1.0, whole genome shotgun sequence, the window ATGTGTCTAGGCTGAGGGAAGAGGGTGGAGACTGGGAGATGCATTCacatggagaggaggagacagagccGTGTGTGTGGCGAGCAGCATCAGAGTGTGCATGCTCTATTCAATCTGAGATTGCATGGCACCTGGGGAGCTACTTGTTGCTTTGTGTGATGAGTCACATGCATGTGCATGACAacattgtgtgtgcatgcacatttATTCTGATGACGTGCTACATGCCAGGTTATAAAACCGCATTGTAGATTTGCTTTGTGCTCCCATTTAGCACCATGCAGTGCATCCATCAAATCATATCATCCTCCTCTTTTGACTACTGAAAGCAAAAGCTTTGCTTAAAACAATCTTTACCTTAACTCCACCGCACTTAAATCTCTTCCCACCTCACATTGCTCATCTGCTTTCATACAGATTATCACTTGAAACCCCACCCTTTGTGTCCTTCTATCACCCTGCTCACCACCTCCGCCTGCCACAACACACATCACATCTCAAAGAAATATTAGCCAGATGAGCAGCGTTTAGCCCAAGGCCGCTTTCTTCCGCGCTACTGAGAGTCTGACTAACTGGCTGGATGGAGCTTACTGTGGCCACATCTTATTACTAGTCTGCTGAATAATactattgtgttttcattaatgtCAAAACCAAGaccatttgatttatttttggggtatgtttgtgtgtaatttgtATCCCTACGTGCAATGCTTTCAGCGTGGCAAATAAATCTGAGCATTGTGATGCGCAAAATACAGTAAAGGCAACTGACAGCACTGCATTACCATAGCAACACCATCCATGTGAGATGCAAGTGCAACATATTGAACCTTGCCAAATCTCATGGGCTCACTGCACCACCTGATGGCCTGCAACTAGCATGACAGGGTATGTATGTGTCTAACTACACGCaggtgacaaattaaaggaaaacctGAATAAATAAGGGGAGAAACATAACAAATGCAGATGCCTCTATGCAGGCGAATTGCATGGTAAATTTAAGCAATCAATATCCAGCCATGCTCTGTAGCATGTATAAAAATGAGTCGACACCTGATCTTAACCCAACTGAACACCTATGGGAGATTTTAGATCAACTCATTAGACAGCACTCTCCACTACcatcatcaaaacaccaaataCAGAAATATCTTTTGGAAAAATGGTGCTCCAGGGACTTGTAAAATCAATGCCAAGGCACACTGAAGCTGTTCTGGCAGCACATGGCGGTCTAACACCTTACTAAGACACCTTATGTTGGTCTTTCCTGTAATTTGTCACCCATGTACATTAGACATTGAAATTATTAATGCAAAACAGATTTCCTCTCACGTTTGCAGTCTTGATAACCTGCATTGAGAGTCAGTCTTTTACGAGCAGCAGGCTTAAATCTCAACAGCTGACAACAATCACATGGTGCAGAGAAGCAGAAGAAAGCCCTGATTGTCCACccaagagaaacaaaacaaaacgcaCAAAGACTGAAATCACAAAGACATAATGTCCACGAACCCACAATCCCATGACAAAATCAAATATCTGCCAGCCACCAGTTTCTATACTTACCGACTGACTTCGGGGCATGTTGGAGGATTTCTGTTATGAAGAATATCAGTTGAGTTATTTCCTAAGTATGCATTATAATGTACCATCTTCTAAATGAGTTGTACCATGAGCTGGAAGTGAACTACATCCAAGAAACACAATTCAATGAGCTACTCTGAACAGGTGACCTAATTTTAGCCTATATCTAGTTTTTAGACAACACGGCCTGGTTGTCAATATAGGGTAGGCCATTCTTGATTATTGGCCCATCACTAATACGACCTCCTATTGAAGTAaacacagctgctttttttctATCTTGGAAACACCACAGTAGCAATTATCACAGACTAGTAGAAAAAATGCCAGAGGAGACACTCCATATTGTGCAACCATACAGTCATCCCCTCATCTAAGTGTCAATTATGTACAACTTTAAACTGTGGGGaactaaaaagcaaaataaGACCGGGCAACATCTAACAACTAACACTACGATTCAGAATAAGTCATTTTATTGTTTGCAAGCCTGTGAGACTGTGCCGTAATTCCTGTATTACACAGACAGGGAAATATCATGTCCGAAAAATGTGCTGGTATGTTTTGGTTGCAAAAAGCAATAactcagtggttctcaaatggtgtgccgtgatgcaaatccaggtgtgccgtgggattttgtgataaccacacactATTATTACAATATTAAACTAGGCCTATACAGAAAGTAATGGATGAATCACAGCCATTTCCCaacaaagaggcaaactctagctaaaaaatgtaattgaatTTGACTTAATTTTATAAACCTTCCTGGTGAACctgtaagtgtgtgacacatcacattatcttacattatttcccACTGAAACTGCTGTTATTGTTGCtctgatgtaattttaaaaagtttaaaatcaattcttgaATCACTTTATAACATATttcaattgttattttaagttagtaaataaaaacaaacatttatgtcgTGATAAAAGTGATGACACACCTTACTGAGGCTATTGTGCatagatataaatacaggtgtgcctttaGATTTTGACTTGTCCTTTgtcttgggcacaaaaagtctGTTAACTACTGTAATATCTACTTTGAAGCTAGTTTAACCACAGGCCGAAAACATTGGGTGCACCTGCACTTTGCCTTGACACAGCTCAAGGGCAACATTcttgaaataagtaaaatatatttcacataTTAGAAAATAATTTCCCTTGTCTCTGTAAATGGGTGcatgtttctgtctctgctggaCTCCAAGTTCAACGATGCATGAAGTAATTCAACTCATTAGCCGACTACCCTACTCCATAAATGTTATTGTTATCGTTAGCTGTGTGCAATCTCAGCTAATGACTAACCCGCGGAATATGCGCGGCAAATTATTAAAGTTACGAGTACTTGACATTTAACGGGCAAAACAGAACCTAAGCAACGACAAACAAAACGTACAATAACGTTGAAGGTGGCTGCAGTGAGCAGTGGACAAACGCAAAGCTATGACAAAAGAGTTGGCTAGCGTCCACTGTTAGCATTCAGTATTAGCGTGCGTTAAATGTTAGCAACAAACCTTAGCTTTTCCAGCTGCTATTTTCTTTTGCCGTTCATCGTCATCCATCTCTTGGGTTGAATTAAACCATTAAGAGTTTAGGACATCGGTCCTAATTCAGCTTAAAAGCACAATAGATCTTCACTTGTGGCATAAGTTGGCTAAAACTAAATCTTTGAGCTTCCTTTAGACACAACTGTCAACAGATAATATTCAATATGGCCGCCAAGTCTGCTCAACTCCGCCCTTATCGAGTTTCCTTGAATGAATGGACCAATCAGATTATTACATTCCACGTCTTCAGCCAATGGGAAGGCGTGTCACTTAAGAACCACCTCCTGTCTTGTACATCATTCAAAACTGGAGTCTACTTGACCAATGAGATGGCTGTATTTTGGATTGACGGCTCTCGTAGCCAATCAGAGCGGACTAATACAAAACATACCTCTGCTCACCCCTATGTTTTGAAAGTGAATGTATGGAGTTCTCCACTGACTGGAGGAACTTACTTACATATGACAACTGAGGTGTGGTTACAAAACAGGGTCAAAAGGCCACCTCCATTCATATTACGTCTATTCAAGCCACAATAACCGGTGTgaccttttgttttatttgttggaAAACCCAAATGATTACACCAATTTATCTAGACATCTAAAGACTagtttttctaaataaaattaGCCCAGAATAGGCCTATATTCAAACAGGACATTTCAGTGACTTGATCAATTTCTTAAGCTTTAATCTAAATAAAAGTGCAATCAAGGGAAAGTTGGATCTGAACTAATCTAGTCAGGTTATTTGATGTCGAAAGTCTCACTCCCTCTTCTCTATCTCAGCATGGAAACCAAGTAGTTATGCAGGTCATTATGAAGAGCCAGTGGTAAACAGATGTGTCCCATGGCAACCACTGTCTGGCTTTAGTCTAGACTCAAACACACCGGTGTACacaaaagtctgtgtgtctccaAATGCCAAGATTTCAGGtaaatgacatatttaaagGATATATTTGCatatctgtttttatgtttgtgtctaGTATTTCAACAAATTATATAAATTCAAGCACACAGCAGATGTTACAGTAACACAGAGGCTTTTTGTAATCCTTCAGCATGACAGTTCCATGGTTGATCAGATGACAAGACTTAAACTCAAACTGCTGAAGAAGGTAGGTGAGAGTCTGCATTTTGTTAATGTGGAAAGACAGTGCTTGgattttgttcacttttacaATTACTATTCTCAAGTGAAATAGTTCAGCattatttgtctgttttactTATATTTCTAGAGactggaaaacaaaaagcacaacATGGACAACAGAGCAGAATCTGCCCAGTCTGCAAGTAAGATAACAAAgacttctttgttgttgttttttacacttATTTGTGTTACACCAAAAGACAtacaaataaagaataaagactTCTTTGTGATGAAAAATGTCGAACTGTGGAAGCTGTCAGCATAACCTGCCTCGACAGAATATTTACATTCTTCATTATAGACATTTAGCTTGTCCTGTGACCTCAAAAGATggcaattaaaaaatgtaaaatgagtTTCTAATACTTTAACACaataaaaggtaaaattaaCTTGGTAATAAAAGTTAGGCACTATGAAGAGACTAAGACTCCTAAAAAGGTAGATGGACGTTTATTCACTTCAAAACAAGCTATTAGAGCAAGTAAATGTAGCAGACAtggggaaaaataaaaagtattaaaggcatttttcaacctggaccctatttccctgTGTAAATTGATCAGAGAGACAATTTCTGAAATTATTGCAGTACTGAGGGAGCCTCAGTGGCTGGCAGCCATGAAATGAGCTGCAATGGAGTCACATAGGGCAATCAAACATTGTCATTCTATGTCtattaaaatgattatttttgacaCATAGCGGTtcatattgttattataagtgtctgaagtgtctctttaccttgACCTTGATgcagtctgtttgttattgtctcTTTCTGAATTATCGCGAGATATCACAAGATGTCACttgcaggaaaacaacagtggaaatgtgtgtgaattCTGGAGAGAGTATAATAACCAGAGTGTTAGTAGTAGGAGTAGTTTTTGAAAACTTGATTTGTCTGTTCAGGGAGTTACCGGTATGATGGACAATTAGATCAACTTCACCGTGCTCTGAGGCGAAAACAGGACCTACTGCAAAGACTCAGGGTTTGTACAAAATACTTCTTTGTTTTCCAAGAATACAAAGTCTCATCTGTTGATATATTATTGTAATTCCTTGCATACCTACATTCAGCCATTAAGACAATAAAACTATAGAAAGACAGACGACACACCCAGCAAGTTAGAGTACTTAATGTCTTATCTTTCAGCTGTAACTGTGTGAAATGTATAATCATTTGTGGACTGTATCTTCTGTGTAGGAGCAGTACATGTTAGAGGACCTCAACAGACCTCACACCTGGGGAGGGTCACAGAGACAGTACAAGTCACATTTCTACACTGCCCCTCAGCCACCGCCTCCTCTGCCATTCCACCAGCCAGCCCCTGCTCTGCCCTTTCTGCCCCCTCCACCGCCACCACCAGCCCCGCCTCAGCCTCCGCGCATCATCCAACAGACTGTGAGACACTTAGCATTGACCTCAAAAACACCCCAATCCTCCAGatctgtttctctgtttctaTGCGGTCTGTTAAGTGTATTTAATCCTCTTTTCCATCTCCTGATCTcctttttctcatttatttttgcCCCTCTATGTTATTTTCACATATATTGACACTGCTACCCAGACTGACTTGCCAGGAGTTCATTAATTAAGGAAAAGACTTAATTATTTCCCcatctttgtctgtctctgcagctaCCCCAGCAGCCTGCAACCATTATACAACAGCTGCCACAACAGCAGCCTCTCATTACTCAGATTCCCCCACCTCAGCCCTACCCTGCACCTGCACCACGCTCGGGCAGCATCAAAGAGGGTATGCAACAGCAAAGAGAGAACTACCTTATCTGAGTCTCACtgtattcatgtgttttttatatgtatgtgtatgctgTGTGTTAGATATGGTGGAACTGATGCTGATGCAAAACGCCCAGATGCACCAGATCATAATGCACAACATGATGCTGAAAGCCATGCCTTCTATATCGCCACCTGGAGGGCCAAATGCTCCTCTAACTACATATCTTgggcaggtacacacacacacacacacacacacacacacacacacacacacacaccctctctaaGAAGTCTCAGTTCTGACCCTTCACAAAattgtcctctctgtctgtcacaaACTCCCTAAATGTGTATTTCCAGGACAGTTACCAGGGAAACCCTATTTTCGTAAGGCCAGATGTCAAACCAAGAGGAAGTGCTgtccatcatcaccatcactaTGCCCCTGCAGCACCACAGCTGCCTCCCATCTGTCACCCTACATGGCTACCAACGGTGTCATCTGTCCCAGCCGGACAAGCAGGGGCACATTTACCCTCCGTACACCATGACACAGCCACTTTCACACTCCCAACACTCAATGTGTAAGGTGCACATGTACTCTGTGTCTAGTATTTCAAACaattcatttttacttttacttttttttagccTTCATCAGAGCTGAGTTTGGGCCTGATGAAGGTCACTAGACTGAAACGtcagcatgtttgtttgacaTGGTCAGAATAAAGTGGTGAAACTGAGATTAGCCAACTTTGTCCTGAAGATCTGTGTGTGCTACCTTTTTAAATTGGATATTATAATGTTGAAACACAACTCAGAATTTACTCTGAGAGTCTCTTCTTGTCTCTGAGTtgaaaatgaacacttgttGGAAGTGATAAGTCTGGATGTCTGCATAAGACTGGTCAAACATATGACGgctaaaaagatttaaaaacttaaGGCATGAGCAGAAATTACAAATGCGCTTATGGAATTATTTCTAATGGAAAAGTAACATACTTAAATATGTCCAAAAGATATCACGTATTAATGGCAGTGAGACAAAAACAGGGTATACTACTTTAACTTTTAATGTGCTTGGTCAACTCTGACCACGTGGGTCAAATTCGAGGTCCCTCTGGAACACCTGACACACCACATAAGGTAGGCTAATcatagctaaagttagctacaACAAGTTATTCCCCAAATAGtaaattcatttttgtttgtatatCCGAATAACATccaaatttacattaaatcgatCTAAGTTGCATTTTAATTAAACGTCTCATGATAAACTTGAGTCCTTGTACAACGCTCCTCCATGCAGTATAACAACCTGAGCAAACACATATAGGATAAGTAGGTTAAGATTAACTGTATTTTAACACAATTAAATAAACCATTTATAATATTAAATAGCTGTTAGATCAAAGTTGATGGCTNTTAAACGTCTCATGATAAACTTGAGTCCTTGTACAACGCTCCTCCATGCAGTATAACAACCTGAGCAAACACATATAGGATAAGATTaactgtattttaaataaaCCATTTATAATATTAAATAGCTGTTAGATCAAAGTTGATGGCTCCGTCATAAGAGCAGCCGGAGATGTGAAGTAAGAGAAAAAGTATCAATGCACGAACTCGGACCTGAGCTCCCGACCCCCACATGATGGTGACCCCTTCATTAGAGCGGCTGTAGCCAGGTCGGAAAAAGCAAAAGAATCACCGCCCGAACAGGGACTTGAACCCTGGACCCTCAGATTAAAAGTCTGATGCTCTACCGACTGAGCTATCCGGGCTCTGCACAGTGAAGAAATTGGGCGAAATATGAAGAAAATTGTTAAAAATTCAATATCTTCGTTTGTACAGCCATGGAAATCTCAATAACTTTGGCGCATTAAGAGCTAACGATAACTAGCAACCTGAAGTGTCAAGATAGTTACCCGTATGCTAATTCTAGAgcgctgttagcagctaacgttagctggctagctagcCACAGCCAGCCAGCCAAAGCAGTGGCACAGTTAGCCGTATGCTAACTTTAGAGCGTTGTAAgcagctaacgctagctagccACCGGAAGGTGTAAGATAGTTAGCCGTTCGCTTACTTTGGAGTGTCACTAGCAGCTAACTGATGCTAGGTAGCTACCCAAAATTCAAGATAGTTTGCCGTATGCTAACTTTGAGCGTCAGTGGCAGATAACTGGCGCTAGCTGGCTACCCAAGTCAATAGTTAGCTGTGTGCTAACTTTAGAGTGTCATTAGCAGCTAACTGACGCTAGGTAGCTACACAAAGTTCAAGGTAGTTAGCCATATGCTAACTTTAGAGTGTCATTAGCAGCTAACTGATGCTAGGTAGCTACACAAAGTTCAAGGTAGTTAGCCATATGCTAACTTTAGAGTGTCATTAGCAGCTAACTGACGCTAGGTAGCTACCCAAGTCCTAAGATAGTTAGCCGTATGCTAACTTTAGACTGCCATAGTAGCTAACTGATGCTAGGTAGCAACCCAAAGTTCAAGATAGTTAGCCGTATGCTAATTTAGGCTATGCTAACTTAGGCTAACTGTATACACAAAGACATTGGAAACGTTATCGCTAATGACTGAATGCAAACTTATAATGTAACAGCTCAAGAGGCTTTTAACT includes:
- the zgc:112416 gene encoding uncharacterized protein C21orf58 isoform X1, with protein sequence MPRFQHDSSMVDQMTRLKLKLLKKRLENKKHNMDNRAESAQSARSYRYDGQLDQLHRALRRKQDLLQRLREQYMLEDLNRPHTWGGSQRQYKSHFYTAPQPPPPLPFHQPAPALPFLPPPPPPPAPPQPPRIIQQTLPQQPATIIQQLPQQQPLITQIPPPQPYPAPAPRSGSIKEDMVELMLMQNAQMHQIIMHNMMLKAMPSISPPGGPNAPLTTYLGQDSYQGNPIFVRPDVKPRGSAVHHHHHYAPAAPQLPPICHPTWLPTVSSVPAGQAGAHLPSVHHDTATFTLPTLNV
- the zgc:112416 gene encoding uncharacterized protein C21orf58 isoform X2 — encoded protein: MDNRAESAQSARSYRYDGQLDQLHRALRRKQDLLQRLREQYMLEDLNRPHTWGGSQRQYKSHFYTAPQPPPPLPFHQPAPALPFLPPPPPPPAPPQPPRIIQQTLPQQPATIIQQLPQQQPLITQIPPPQPYPAPAPRSGSIKEDMVELMLMQNAQMHQIIMHNMMLKAMPSISPPGGPNAPLTTYLGQDSYQGNPIFVRPDVKPRGSAVHHHHHYAPAAPQLPPICHPTWLPTVSSVPAGQAGAHLPSVHHDTATFTLPTLNV